A stretch of the Medicago truncatula cultivar Jemalong A17 chromosome 5, MtrunA17r5.0-ANR, whole genome shotgun sequence genome encodes the following:
- the LOC11412180 gene encoding NLR family CARD domain-containing protein 3 isoform X2, which produces MSGRNFGDEGLFFLAESLAFNQNAEEVSFAANGITAAGMKAFDGVLQSNITLKTLDLSGNPVGDEGAKCLCDILMGNSTIEKLQLNSADLGDEGAKAIAEMLKKNSSLRVLELNNNMIEYSGFTSLAGALLENNSIRNIHLNGNYGGALGVNALAKALEGNKSIRELHLHGNSIGDEGIRSLMTGLTSHKGKLTLLDIGNNSLTAKGAFYVAGYIKKIKSLLWLNIYMNDIGDEGAEKLADALKENRSITTLDMGGNNIHAVGVGAVAKVLKDNSVITTLELSYNPIGPDGAKALAEVIKFHGNVKTLKLGWCQIGAKGAEFIADALKYNTTISVLDLRANGLRDEGALCLARSLKVVNEALTSLDLGFNEIRDDGAFAIAQALKSNEDVAVTSLNIGSNFLTKFGQSALSDARDHVFEMTEKEIAIFF; this is translated from the exons ATGTCAG GGCGCAATTTTGGAGATGAAGGATTATTCTTTCTTGCGGAGAGCTTGGCATTTAACCAG AATGCAGAGGAAGTGAGTTTTGCTGCAAATGGAATAACTGCTGCTGGCATGAAAGCTTTTGATGGTGTTCTTCAGTCAAACATCACACTGAAGACTCTTGATCTTTCAGGCAATCCTGTTGGAGATGAAGGAGCTAAG TGTCTATGTGACATACTGATGGGTAACTCCACCATTGAGAAGCTTCAGCTAAACAGTGCGGACTTGGGGGATGAG GGTGCAAAAGCTATTGCAGAAATGCTGAAGAAAAATTCGAGCTTGCGGGTTCTTGAACTTAACAACAACATGATTGAATATTCT GGATTTACCAGTCTGGCTGGAGCACTTCTTGAGAATAACAGCATAAGAAATATACATCTCAA TGGAAACTATGGTGGTGCTTTGGGGGTTAATGCATTGGCTAAAGCACTCGAGGGAAACAAGTCTATAAGG GAACTACATTTGCACGGAAATTCTATTGGCGATGAAGGAATTCGTTCTTTGATGACTGGATTAACATCACATAAAG GGAAACTTACACTTCTAGACATAGGCAACAACTCATTAACAGCTAAAGGTGCTTTCTATGTTGCTGGGTATATTAAAAAGATCAAAAGCCTGTTATGGTTGAACATTTACATGAATGACATCGGTGATGAG GGTGCAGAAAAACTGGCAGATGCTTTAAAGGAAAATCGGTCAATAACGACATTAGATATG GGAGGAAATAACATTCATGCTGTTGGAGTTGGTGCTGTTGCTAAAGTTTTGAAAGATAATTCAGTTATTACCACT TTAGAACTTAGTTATAATCCCATTGGACCAGATGGAGCCAAGGCCTTGGCCGAAGTTATCAAGTTCCATGGAAACGTAAAAACCCTTAAACTTGGTTGGTGCCAG ATAGGAGCAAAAGGGGCAGAGTTCATTGCGGATGCTTTAAAATATAATACCACAATATCAGTTCTGGACTTACGAGCAAATGGACTTCGAGACGAA GGTGCATTGTGTCTGGCTCGCAGCTTGAAAGTTGTTAATGAAGCTCTAACCTCACTAGATTTAGGATTTAATGAAATAAGG GATGATGGAGCTTTTGCTATTGCTCAAGCACTCAAATCTAATGAAGATGTTGCTGTCACATCTCTAAACATTGGCAGTAATTTCCTTACCAAATTTGGACAG AGTGCTTTATCTGATGCAAGAGACCATGTGTTTGAGATGACTGAAAAGGAAATTGCCATCTTTTTCTAA
- the LOC11414362 gene encoding UDP-glycosyltransferase 74B1 translates to MVVQRQNYNNNVHVLVIPYPAQGHISPLIQFSKRLVSKGIKTTFATTHYTVKSITAPNISVEPISDGFDESGFSQAKNVELFLNSFKTNGSKTLSNLIQKHQKTSTPITCIVYDSFLPWALDVAKQHRIYGAAFFTNSAAVCNIFCRIHHGLIETPVDELPLIVPGLPPLNSRDLPSFIRFPESYPAYMAMKLNQFSNLNQADWMFVNTFEALEAEVVKGLTEMFPAKLIGPMVPSAYLDGRIKGDKGYGANLWKPLSEDCINWLNAKPSQSVVYISFGSMVSLTSEQIEELALGLKESEVNFLWVLRESEQGKLPKGYKDSIKEKGIIVTWCNQLELLAHDAVGCFVTHCGWNSTLESLSLGVPVVCLPQWADQLPDAKFLEEIWEVGVRPKEDENGVVKREEFMLSLKVVMESERSEVIRRNASEWKKLARDAVCEGGSSDKNINQFVDYLTNTNMKGNDLSSY, encoded by the exons ATGGTGGTACAGAGGCAAAACTACAACAACAATGTTCATGTCTTAGTGATTCCATACCCAGCACAAGGACACATTAGTCCACTAATCCAATTCTCAAAAAGATTAGTTTCAAAAGGCATCAAAACAACATTTGCAACAACCCATTACACTGTTAAATCCATCACTGCACCAAACATCTCCGTCGAACCAATCTCTGATGGGTTCGACGAATCCGGTTTTTCACAAGCCAAAAATGTTGAACTCTttctcaattcattcaaaaccaATGGTTCCAAAACACTCTCAAACCTCAttcaaaaacaccaaaaaactTCAACACCAATCACTTGCATTGTGTATGATTCTTTTCTACCTTGGGCACTTGATGTGGCTAAACAACATCGGATTTATGGTGCTGCTTTTTTCACCAATTCAGCTGCTGTTTGTAACATTTTCTGTCGTATACATCATGGTTTGATTGAAACTCCTGTAGATGAATTGCCTTTGATTGTACCTGGTCTTCCTCCATTGAATTCTAGAGATCTTCCAAGTTTTATAAGGTTTCCTGAAAGTTATCCTGCTTATATGGCTATGAAGTTGAATCAATTCTCTAATTTAAATCAAGCTGATTGGATGTTTGTCAATACATTTGAAGCTTTAGAAGCAGAG GTTGTGAAAGGGCTAACTGAGATGTTTCCTGCTAAATTGATTGGTCCAATGGTTCCTTCTGCTTACTTAGATGGAAGAATCAAAGGAGACAAAGGGTATGGAGCAAACTTATGGAAGCCATTAAGTGAAGATTGCATTAATTGGTTAAATGCAAAGCCATCACAATCAGTAGTGTATATCTCCTTTGGAAGCATGGTTTCTTTAACATCAGAACAAATAGAAGAGTTGGCTTTGGGATTAAAAGAAAGTGAAGTGAATTTCTTATGGGTTTTAAGAGAGTCAGAGCAAGGAAAATTACCAAAAGGGTACAAAGATTCTATCAAAGAAAAGGGCATAATTGTAACATGGTGTAACCAACTTGAATTATTGGCACATGATGCTGTTGGATGTTTTGTGACACATTGTGGTTGGAATTCAACACTTGAGAGTCTAAGTCTTGGTGTACCTGTGGTATGTTTGCCACAATGGGCTGATCAATTGCCAGATGCAAAGTTTTTAGAGGAAATTTGGGAAGTTGGTGTGAGGCCAAAAGAGGATGAAAATGGTGTTGTGAAGAGAGAAGAATTTATGTTGAGTTTGAAGGTTGTGATGGAAAGTGAAAGAAGTGAAGTGATTAGAAGGAATGCTAGTGAATGGAAGAAGTTGGCTAGGGATGCTGTTTGTGAAGGAGGTAGCTCTGATAAGAATATTAACCAGTTTGTGGATTATTTGACAAACACAAATATGAAGGGAAATGATTTGAGTAGTTATTAG
- the LOC11412180 gene encoding NLR family CARD domain-containing protein 3 isoform X1, with amino-acid sequence MSLSTSTLSLYSHPQPPQLRLRRRLQSLAGTAIQFVILPTLNRRRPFGLGAGSRRFVVKAEGTSARASGSRRVYRESQADATLSVASVKQIATNVAPFGVFLALTIVIWKLVEKLVAPTPKQSKSTTAESQSASQGLKWSFAAGTNLLSQLGAKIDSQSKQKLNEFARELRSFSYTDMSGRNFGDEGLFFLAESLAFNQNAEEVSFAANGITAAGMKAFDGVLQSNITLKTLDLSGNPVGDEGAKCLCDILMGNSTIEKLQLNSADLGDEGAKAIAEMLKKNSSLRVLELNNNMIEYSGFTSLAGALLENNSIRNIHLNGNYGGALGVNALAKALEGNKSIRELHLHGNSIGDEGIRSLMTGLTSHKGKLTLLDIGNNSLTAKGAFYVAGYIKKIKSLLWLNIYMNDIGDEGAEKLADALKENRSITTLDMGGNNIHAVGVGAVAKVLKDNSVITTLELSYNPIGPDGAKALAEVIKFHGNVKTLKLGWCQIGAKGAEFIADALKYNTTISVLDLRANGLRDEGALCLARSLKVVNEALTSLDLGFNEIRDDGAFAIAQALKSNEDVAVTSLNIGSNFLTKFGQSALSDARDHVFEMTEKEIAIFF; translated from the exons ATGTCTTTAAGCACTTCCACTCTCTCTCTGTACTCACACCCGCAACCGCCGCAA CTTCGTCTCCGCCGCCGGTTGCAATCGCTCGCCGGAACCGCCATCCAATTCGTTATCCTTCCGACTCTGAATCGCCGAAGACCGTTCGGTTTAGGAGCGGGTTCTAGAAGATTCGTGGTTAAGGCTGAAGGAACTTCAGCACGTGCTTCTGGTTCTCGGAGAGTTTATCGTGAGTCTCAGGCGGATGCAACGCTTTCGGTTGCTTCGGTTAAGCAGATTGCGACGAATGTTGCTCCGTTTGGAGTGTTCTTAGCACTTACTATCG TTATCTGGAAATTGGTGGAGAAGCTTGTTGCTCCAACTCCAAAGCAATCAAAGTCTACGACAGCTGAAAGCCAGTCTGCTTCACAAGGATTGAAATGGTCTTTTGCTGCTGGTACAAATTTGTTGTCTCAGCTTGGGGCGAAGATTGATAGCCAATCTAAACAGAAACTGAATGAGTTTGCTCGAGAACTGAGGTCATTTTCATATACTGATATGTCAG GGCGCAATTTTGGAGATGAAGGATTATTCTTTCTTGCGGAGAGCTTGGCATTTAACCAG AATGCAGAGGAAGTGAGTTTTGCTGCAAATGGAATAACTGCTGCTGGCATGAAAGCTTTTGATGGTGTTCTTCAGTCAAACATCACACTGAAGACTCTTGATCTTTCAGGCAATCCTGTTGGAGATGAAGGAGCTAAG TGTCTATGTGACATACTGATGGGTAACTCCACCATTGAGAAGCTTCAGCTAAACAGTGCGGACTTGGGGGATGAG GGTGCAAAAGCTATTGCAGAAATGCTGAAGAAAAATTCGAGCTTGCGGGTTCTTGAACTTAACAACAACATGATTGAATATTCT GGATTTACCAGTCTGGCTGGAGCACTTCTTGAGAATAACAGCATAAGAAATATACATCTCAA TGGAAACTATGGTGGTGCTTTGGGGGTTAATGCATTGGCTAAAGCACTCGAGGGAAACAAGTCTATAAGG GAACTACATTTGCACGGAAATTCTATTGGCGATGAAGGAATTCGTTCTTTGATGACTGGATTAACATCACATAAAG GGAAACTTACACTTCTAGACATAGGCAACAACTCATTAACAGCTAAAGGTGCTTTCTATGTTGCTGGGTATATTAAAAAGATCAAAAGCCTGTTATGGTTGAACATTTACATGAATGACATCGGTGATGAG GGTGCAGAAAAACTGGCAGATGCTTTAAAGGAAAATCGGTCAATAACGACATTAGATATG GGAGGAAATAACATTCATGCTGTTGGAGTTGGTGCTGTTGCTAAAGTTTTGAAAGATAATTCAGTTATTACCACT TTAGAACTTAGTTATAATCCCATTGGACCAGATGGAGCCAAGGCCTTGGCCGAAGTTATCAAGTTCCATGGAAACGTAAAAACCCTTAAACTTGGTTGGTGCCAG ATAGGAGCAAAAGGGGCAGAGTTCATTGCGGATGCTTTAAAATATAATACCACAATATCAGTTCTGGACTTACGAGCAAATGGACTTCGAGACGAA GGTGCATTGTGTCTGGCTCGCAGCTTGAAAGTTGTTAATGAAGCTCTAACCTCACTAGATTTAGGATTTAATGAAATAAGG GATGATGGAGCTTTTGCTATTGCTCAAGCACTCAAATCTAATGAAGATGTTGCTGTCACATCTCTAAACATTGGCAGTAATTTCCTTACCAAATTTGGACAG AGTGCTTTATCTGATGCAAGAGACCATGTGTTTGAGATGACTGAAAAGGAAATTGCCATCTTTTTCTAA